The genomic stretch CTCAGATGCTCATCCAGCTCCTTCTCCGCTTCCTCACGCTTGAGCCCGTATTTCTCTTGTAACTTACCAAGTAAATGATCTCGCTTCCCGGCAACGACTTCCAGATCGTTGTCCGTGAGTTTGCCCCACTTCTCTCTGAACTTGCCTTGCAGTTGCTTCCAATTTCCCTCAATCTGATCCCAGTTCA from Desulfomonilaceae bacterium encodes the following:
- a CDS encoding CsbD family protein; protein product: NWDQIEGNWKQLQGKFREKWGKLTDNDLEVVAGKRDHLLGKLQEKYGLKREEAEKELDEHLSKW